In Prevotella sp. oral taxon 475, one DNA window encodes the following:
- a CDS encoding DUF2023 family protein translates to MPQTEMLPADMKVLMNHIYEYKKGVRQMVLYTFSKKYERYAVERLERQHIDYVVQQVGKENLNLFFGRKECLDAIRLMVNRPLNQLTPEEDFILGAMLGYDICRQCERYCERKERDYKMAQ, encoded by the coding sequence ATGCCGCAGACAGAGATGTTACCTGCCGACATGAAGGTGTTGATGAATCATATTTACGAATATAAGAAAGGCGTAAGACAGATGGTTCTCTACACATTCAGCAAGAAATATGAACGGTACGCGGTGGAAAGATTAGAGCGACAACACATCGACTACGTGGTGCAGCAGGTTGGAAAGGAGAACTTAAACCTGTTCTTCGGTCGCAAAGAATGCTTAGATGCCATTCGTCTGATGGTGAACCGACCGCTGAATCAGCTCACTCCCGAAGAGGATTTTATCCTCGGAGCAATGCTTGGCTATGACATCTGCCGGCAATGCGAACGCTACTGCGAACGAAAGGAACGCGATTACAAAATGGCTCAATAG
- the pth gene encoding aminoacyl-tRNA hydrolase produces MEKYLIVGLGNPGNEYEDTRHNAGFMILDAFAKASNIVFEDKRYGWVAETSLKGRKLFLLKPSTFMNLSGNAVRYWLGKENIPTERLLVVVDDLALPLGALRLKGSGSNGGHNGLGHIQQLIGSQYARLRVGIGNDFPRGGQIDWVLGKFAEDELKTLEPTIERGVEMIKSFVLAGLTITMNQFNGKG; encoded by the coding sequence ATGGAAAAATATTTGATTGTAGGCCTGGGGAACCCCGGAAACGAGTACGAGGACACCCGTCATAATGCCGGATTTATGATATTGGACGCTTTCGCCAAAGCGTCCAATATTGTTTTTGAGGATAAACGATACGGGTGGGTGGCCGAGACTTCGCTCAAGGGGCGGAAGCTTTTTCTGCTCAAACCCTCCACGTTTATGAACCTGAGCGGCAATGCGGTGCGCTATTGGCTGGGAAAAGAGAATATTCCCACCGAGCGTTTGCTGGTGGTTGTCGACGACCTGGCTCTGCCGTTGGGGGCGTTGAGGCTGAAAGGCAGCGGGAGCAACGGCGGACATAACGGACTGGGTCACATCCAGCAACTCATCGGTTCGCAGTATGCTCGGCTGAGAGTGGGCATCGGAAACGATTTCCCGCGCGGCGGACAGATCGACTGGGTGCTGGGAAAGTTTGCCGAAGACGAACTGAAAACGCTCGAACCGACCATCGAGCGAGGCGTCGAAATGATCAAGAGTTTCGTGCTGGCCGGACTGACCATCACGATGAATCAGTTTAACGGCAAGGGCTGA
- a CDS encoding S41 family peptidase, producing the protein MNQNRKNRYMPLLMALCVAIGIVMGTFYANHFSGNRLNIINSGSNRLNNLLHIIDDQYVDNVNIDSLVDKAIPQILADLDPHSVYISAKDVQATNDDLKGSFSGVGIEFNIRQDTLHVQNVVKNAPAERAGLLAGDKIVRIDGKPFVGKDINNEEAMRRLKGPKDTKVVLGVVRYGQKKIKEFTVIRGDIPQKSITATYMLNDDTGYIRIKNFGETTYPELLIALAKLSQEGFKSLVIDLRDNTGGYLQSAVQMANEFLPKNKLVVYTQGRKAQRQDYLSDGHGSYQKLPLVVLINEGSASASEIFAGAMQDNDRATIIGRRSFGKGLVQQQMAFTDGSLIRLTIARYYTPSGRCIQKPYTAGDDADYGQDIYSRYQHGEFFSQDSIKHTGPAYHTGFGRTVYGGGGITPDIFVPEDTLGMTSYYKQAAMSGLILQFAYSYTDENRRKLSSYKTLPELEAYLDKQNLIEQFVVYADKHGLQRRNLMIRKSRSLLKRFIHSRIIYGMLDDEAWTTYINQSDPVIKATIKVFRENAAFPKRPLSSKKK; encoded by the coding sequence GTGAATCAGAATAGAAAAAATCGCTACATGCCCTTGCTTATGGCGTTGTGCGTGGCAATCGGTATTGTCATGGGAACATTCTATGCCAATCATTTCTCGGGCAACCGACTCAATATTATCAACTCGGGAAGCAACCGGCTCAACAACCTCTTGCACATCATCGACGACCAGTATGTCGATAACGTCAACATCGATTCGCTCGTGGATAAAGCCATACCGCAGATTCTGGCCGATCTCGATCCGCATTCTGTTTACATCAGTGCGAAAGACGTGCAAGCCACCAACGACGACTTGAAAGGTTCTTTCTCTGGCGTAGGCATTGAATTCAACATTCGTCAAGACACGCTTCACGTGCAGAATGTAGTCAAGAATGCCCCGGCAGAACGTGCCGGTTTATTGGCTGGAGATAAAATTGTGCGCATAGACGGGAAACCCTTTGTGGGCAAAGACATCAATAACGAAGAGGCCATGCGCAGACTCAAAGGACCGAAAGACACGAAGGTCGTACTGGGCGTGGTGCGATACGGACAAAAGAAAATCAAAGAGTTCACCGTGATTCGTGGCGATATTCCGCAGAAAAGCATTACGGCCACCTACATGCTCAACGATGATACGGGATATATCCGCATCAAGAACTTCGGCGAAACGACTTATCCCGAACTGCTCATCGCGCTGGCCAAGCTGTCACAAGAAGGATTTAAGAGTCTTGTTATCGACCTACGAGACAATACGGGCGGTTATTTGCAGTCGGCTGTGCAGATGGCCAACGAGTTCTTACCCAAGAACAAGCTCGTGGTCTATACCCAAGGACGCAAGGCACAACGTCAAGATTACCTTAGCGACGGGCATGGAAGCTATCAAAAACTCCCGCTTGTAGTGCTCATCAACGAAGGATCGGCCTCCGCCTCCGAAATTTTTGCCGGAGCAATGCAGGACAACGACCGCGCCACGATCATCGGTCGCCGTTCGTTCGGCAAAGGATTGGTTCAGCAGCAGATGGCTTTCACCGACGGCAGTCTCATCCGTCTCACCATCGCTCGGTATTATACACCTTCCGGAAGATGTATACAAAAGCCCTACACAGCTGGAGACGATGCCGACTATGGGCAAGATATCTACAGTCGTTACCAGCATGGGGAGTTCTTTTCACAAGACAGCATCAAACACACGGGGCCAGCTTATCACACCGGCTTTGGTCGGACCGTTTACGGCGGCGGCGGAATCACACCGGATATTTTCGTTCCCGAAGACACACTCGGAATGACATCCTATTACAAACAAGCAGCCATGAGCGGACTGATTCTTCAGTTTGCCTACAGCTACACCGATGAGAACCGTCGCAAATTAAGCTCCTATAAAACACTACCCGAACTTGAAGCCTACCTCGACAAGCAAAACCTCATCGAACAGTTTGTGGTCTATGCCGATAAGCATGGCCTACAACGTCGGAATCTGATGATACGTAAGTCGCGCAGTCTGTTGAAACGGTTTATTCACAGTCGGATTATCTACGGGATGCTCGACGATGAGGCCTGGACCACGTATATCAACCAATCCGATCCCGTGATAAAAGCCACGATAAAAGTGTTTCGCGAGAATGCTGCATTTCCGAAGCGACCCCTATCCTCAAAGAAAAAGTAA
- the fldA gene encoding flavodoxin FldA, whose product MKKTVVVYGSSTGTCQSIAESIANKLGVESIDVANLNADVIAENENLLLGTSTWGAGELQDDWYDGVKVLKDAGLGGKTVAVFGCGDAESYSDTFCGAMAELYNAAKEAGATLVGEVSTDGYTFDDSEAVADGKFVGLALDDVNEDDKTEGRIDAWLEAIKPSL is encoded by the coding sequence ATGAAAAAAACGGTGGTAGTTTACGGTTCTTCTACAGGAACCTGCCAAAGCATTGCCGAGAGCATTGCCAACAAACTGGGTGTTGAATCAATCGACGTTGCCAACCTGAATGCAGACGTCATTGCAGAAAACGAGAATCTTCTGCTCGGTACTTCTACATGGGGTGCAGGCGAACTGCAAGACGATTGGTACGACGGCGTGAAGGTTTTGAAAGACGCTGGCTTAGGAGGCAAGACGGTAGCCGTCTTCGGTTGCGGAGACGCAGAATCTTATTCGGACACTTTCTGCGGTGCAATGGCCGAACTTTACAATGCTGCCAAAGAGGCAGGAGCCACGCTTGTGGGTGAAGTTTCTACCGATGGATATACGTTCGATGATAGCGAAGCCGTGGCAGACGGTAAGTTCGTAGGTCTTGCTCTCGACGATGTGAACGAGGATGATAAGACCGAAGGCCGCATCGATGCTTGGCTCGAGGCCATCAAACCCTCGCTGTAA
- a CDS encoding RNA-binding S4 domain-containing protein encodes MTEARIDKWLWAARIFKTRSVAADACKNGRVTMNGGNMKPSRTVKVGDVVSVKKPPVVYSFKILQAIEQRVGAKLLPEIYENVTDPKQYELLQMSRISGFVDRAHGTGRPTKKERRALDAFTGPVMFGFDDEEEEDDL; translated from the coding sequence ATGACAGAAGCACGTATTGACAAATGGCTATGGGCAGCGAGAATTTTCAAGACTCGTTCCGTGGCGGCAGATGCCTGTAAGAACGGGCGTGTGACGATGAATGGCGGGAATATGAAGCCCAGTCGCACGGTGAAAGTGGGCGATGTCGTGAGTGTCAAGAAGCCCCCTGTGGTCTATTCGTTCAAGATTTTGCAGGCCATCGAGCAACGGGTGGGCGCCAAACTTCTTCCCGAGATCTACGAGAACGTGACCGACCCTAAGCAATACGAACTCTTGCAGATGAGCCGTATCAGCGGATTCGTCGACCGGGCGCACGGAACAGGCCGACCCACCAAGAAAGAACGGCGTGCGCTCGACGCCTTTACGGGCCCCGTGATGTTCGGCTTTGACGACGAAGAGGAGGAAGACGACCTTTAA
- a CDS encoding 50S ribosomal protein L25/general stress protein Ctc codes for MREINVNGKKRTDVGKKASKEMRKEGFVPCNLYGEKKGENGLPEALSFMVPMSELRKVVYTPHIYVVNLDVEGEKHIAVMKELQFHPVTDVLLHVDFYEINEEKPLAIGIPVNLVGLAQGVRDGGRLSLSIRKLVVKAPYKQIPEKLDVDVTALTIGKSIKAGDLTFDGLEVVTPKDVIVCTVKMTRAAAAAAAAAAAGK; via the coding sequence ATGAGAGAAATCAATGTAAACGGAAAGAAGAGAACCGACGTAGGTAAAAAGGCTTCTAAGGAGATGAGAAAAGAAGGTTTCGTGCCTTGTAACCTTTATGGCGAAAAGAAAGGCGAGAACGGACTGCCCGAGGCCTTGTCGTTTATGGTTCCGATGAGCGAACTTCGCAAGGTGGTTTACACCCCGCACATCTACGTGGTGAACCTCGATGTCGAGGGAGAGAAGCACATCGCCGTGATGAAAGAATTGCAATTCCATCCCGTGACAGACGTTCTGCTGCACGTAGACTTCTACGAAATCAACGAAGAGAAGCCCCTTGCTATCGGTATTCCCGTCAACCTCGTGGGTTTGGCACAGGGTGTTCGCGATGGTGGACGTCTGAGTCTGTCTATCCGTAAGCTTGTTGTCAAAGCTCCTTACAAGCAGATTCCCGAGAAATTGGATGTAGACGTAACCGCACTGACGATTGGAAAAAGCATCAAAGCCGGCGATTTGACTTTCGACGGACTTGAAGTGGTAACGCCCAAAGATGTGATTGTCTGCACCGTGAAGATGACTCGTGCTGCCGCCGCAGCCGCTGCTGCTGCCGCTGCAGGTAAGTAA
- a CDS encoding dCMP deaminase family protein, with protein MAQNNGILIKMNKQHILDLRYLRMARIWAENSYCERRKVGALVVKEKMIISDGYNGTPSGFENVCEDENNITKPYVLHAEANAITKLARSSNNSDGSTLYVTAAPCIECAKLIIQAGIKRVVYGEKYRLEDGINLLKKANIEVLYLNPDEQ; from the coding sequence ATGGCACAAAATAATGGAATCCTTATCAAAATGAACAAACAGCATATTCTCGACCTGCGCTATCTGCGCATGGCTCGTATCTGGGCCGAAAACAGCTATTGCGAAAGACGCAAGGTGGGTGCCCTCGTGGTAAAAGAGAAAATGATTATCAGCGATGGCTACAACGGTACACCCAGTGGTTTCGAGAATGTATGCGAGGACGAAAACAATATCACAAAACCTTACGTTCTTCACGCCGAAGCAAATGCCATCACCAAGTTGGCACGCAGCAGCAACAACAGCGACGGATCTACACTTTACGTCACGGCAGCCCCCTGTATCGAGTGTGCCAAACTCATTATCCAAGCGGGCATCAAACGAGTGGTCTATGGCGAGAAATATCGGTTGGAAGACGGCATCAACCTGCTCAAGAAAGCAAATATCGAAGTTTTATATCTTAATCCGGACGAACAGTGA
- a CDS encoding M3 family metallopeptidase: MNTNQHPTREINTHHNPFFEEYHTPHETVPFHLIKTEHYEEAFMEGIRRDNEAIEKLINDPAEPTFENTIVRVDNEQGDGYYDLLSRVYSVFSCMMSAETNDELDALAQKMSPILTQHANDVRLNRRLFERIKYVYEHHRPLDAEEEMLLENSYDGFVRSGALLDDAGKEQLRALTEEAGRLALQFSQNLLKENKAFTLHLTDEEQLDGLPETARQAASLAAEERGEKGWTFTLDFPSYSPFLTYATQRSLRRQLYMARNTECTHPNAENNLEICKRLVNLRREIAQLLGYETYADYVLKHRMATNTKKVYQLLDSLLEAYKPTAIEELAEVERLAQAQEGDDFQLEPWDMAFYSHRLQMEKFNLDSEMLRPYFELSKVIEGVFGLATRLYGITFKENADIPVYHPDVRAYEVFDKDGSFLAVFYADFFPRKGKQGGAWMTEFQGQWIDSKGTNVRPHVSVVMNFTKPTAEKPALLTLGEVETFLHEFGHSLHGMFANSRFESLSGTNVWWDFVELPSQLMENFAIEKDFLRTFAVHYQTGEIIPDELIERIVKSRNFMAATACLRQVSFGLLDMAYYTQKEAFTEDIIPFEKEAWKKAIITQQLPDTCMTVQFSHIMAGGYAAGYYSYKWAEVLDADAFSVFKEQGIFNQETAQRFRDNILSRGGTEHPMVLYKRFRGSEPSIDALLKRDGIWRKKTNGTK; the protein is encoded by the coding sequence ATGAATACGAATCAACATCCGACGAGAGAAATCAACACGCATCACAATCCCTTTTTCGAGGAATACCATACGCCCCATGAGACCGTTCCCTTTCATCTCATCAAAACCGAACATTACGAAGAAGCCTTCATGGAGGGAATCAGACGGGATAACGAGGCCATCGAAAAACTGATCAACGACCCAGCAGAACCTACTTTCGAGAACACCATCGTCAGGGTGGACAACGAGCAGGGCGATGGATATTACGACCTCTTGAGCCGCGTCTACAGCGTGTTCTCCTGTATGATGAGTGCCGAAACCAATGATGAACTCGATGCCCTGGCACAGAAAATGAGTCCCATCCTCACGCAGCATGCCAACGACGTGCGGCTCAATCGGCGGCTCTTCGAACGCATCAAATACGTCTACGAACACCATCGACCCCTGGATGCCGAAGAGGAGATGCTGCTCGAAAACAGCTACGACGGCTTTGTGCGTAGCGGGGCCCTGCTCGACGATGCCGGAAAAGAACAACTCAGAGCCCTCACCGAAGAGGCCGGCCGGCTGGCGCTGCAATTCTCGCAGAATCTGCTGAAAGAAAATAAAGCCTTCACCCTCCACCTCACCGACGAAGAACAACTCGACGGACTGCCCGAAACCGCCCGCCAAGCCGCATCGCTCGCCGCTGAAGAACGCGGAGAGAAGGGGTGGACGTTTACACTCGACTTTCCCAGTTATTCGCCTTTCCTCACCTACGCCACGCAACGCTCTCTGCGCCGCCAGCTATACATGGCCCGCAATACAGAATGTACGCATCCCAATGCGGAAAACAATCTCGAGATTTGCAAACGATTGGTCAACCTGAGGCGAGAAATCGCTCAACTGCTGGGATATGAAACCTATGCCGACTATGTGCTCAAACATCGCATGGCCACCAATACGAAGAAGGTATACCAACTGCTCGACAGTCTGCTCGAAGCCTACAAGCCTACGGCCATCGAAGAACTCGCCGAAGTGGAACGCCTGGCCCAAGCACAGGAAGGCGACGACTTCCAACTCGAACCCTGGGACATGGCTTTCTATTCGCATCGGTTGCAGATGGAAAAATTCAATCTCGACTCGGAAATGCTGCGACCTTATTTCGAACTCTCGAAAGTCATTGAGGGCGTCTTCGGCCTGGCCACCAGGCTCTACGGCATCACCTTCAAAGAGAACGCCGACATTCCGGTCTATCACCCCGATGTGCGGGCCTATGAAGTGTTCGATAAAGACGGTTCGTTCCTGGCCGTCTTCTATGCCGACTTCTTCCCTCGAAAAGGAAAGCAGGGCGGAGCCTGGATGACGGAATTTCAAGGACAGTGGATCGACAGCAAAGGCACAAACGTTCGGCCGCACGTCAGCGTGGTGATGAACTTCACGAAACCCACCGCCGAAAAGCCCGCCCTGCTGACACTCGGCGAGGTGGAAACGTTCTTGCACGAGTTCGGACACTCGCTCCATGGCATGTTTGCCAATAGCCGTTTCGAAAGTCTGAGCGGCACCAACGTCTGGTGGGATTTTGTTGAACTCCCCTCGCAGCTGATGGAAAACTTCGCCATCGAGAAAGACTTCCTCCGCACGTTCGCCGTCCATTATCAAACGGGCGAAATCATCCCCGACGAACTCATCGAACGCATCGTAAAAAGCCGCAACTTCATGGCGGCCACAGCCTGTCTGCGACAAGTGAGCTTCGGTTTGCTCGACATGGCCTACTATACCCAGAAAGAAGCCTTCACCGAAGACATCATCCCCTTCGAGAAAGAAGCCTGGAAGAAAGCGATCATCACCCAGCAATTGCCCGACACCTGCATGACCGTACAGTTCTCTCATATCATGGCAGGCGGTTATGCTGCCGGCTACTACAGTTATAAGTGGGCCGAAGTGCTGGATGCCGACGCTTTCAGTGTGTTTAAAGAGCAGGGCATCTTCAATCAAGAAACCGCACAAAGATTTCGTGACAACATCCTCTCGCGTGGCGGAACAGAACATCCTATGGTGCTTTATAAACGATTCCGCGGCAGCGAACCCTCCATCGATGCCCTCCTCAAGAGAGATGGCATTTGGAGAAAGAAAACGAATGGCACAAAATAA
- a CDS encoding phosphatase PAP2 family protein — protein sequence MRNTPRGRQAVFDAYVEVDSILKGFQEAFGMLISKETTPEIYSLVQRVENDGSLSVRGAKKKYMRKRPYVQFHEPTGVPEDEDELRHSGSFPSGHTARGWAIALVLAELNPDRQDAILRRGYEYGESRVIVGYHYQSDVDVARIAASGAVARLHADEAFTRQLAKAKKEWKRCKKE from the coding sequence ATGCGCAACACGCCGCGCGGTCGTCAGGCCGTGTTCGATGCTTATGTCGAGGTCGACTCCATTCTGAAAGGTTTTCAGGAAGCCTTCGGCATGCTCATCAGTAAGGAGACGACGCCGGAGATCTACAGTTTGGTGCAGCGGGTGGAGAATGACGGGAGTCTGTCGGTGCGTGGAGCCAAGAAGAAATACATGCGCAAGCGACCTTATGTGCAGTTTCACGAGCCGACGGGTGTGCCCGAAGACGAGGACGAACTGCGCCACAGCGGTTCGTTTCCCTCGGGACATACGGCGCGGGGATGGGCCATTGCACTCGTACTGGCCGAGCTGAACCCCGACCGTCAGGACGCTATCCTCCGCCGAGGTTACGAATATGGCGAGAGCCGCGTCATCGTAGGCTATCATTATCAGAGCGATGTCGACGTGGCTCGCATCGCAGCCAGCGGTGCCGTTGCTCGTCTGCATGCCGACGAAGCCTTTACCCGGCAGTTGGCAAAGGCCAAGAAAGAATGGAAGAGATGCAAGAAGGAGTAG
- a CDS encoding S8 family serine peptidase, with the protein MKRYGLLTLLIISCLVALGRQVEYGKMSGFVRQIVLEQAAQSNEATRLATPTNMRLCAFVQTDGLHEDVLRRYHCRLLASFGHIHIVDIPLESLPALSCEQSILRIESGSGNNALMDITPQYINALPVYAGKSLPQAYTGKGVVVGVEDIGFDLTHPNFCDSTGTTLRIKAFWDQLSTDTIGSTLYVGADYTTEEKLFKLAHSRDGKDQTHGTHTLGIAAGSGFSSPYRGVAFESDLCLVANLTGENVHLIPKKDRYKYTYATDALGFKYIMDYAQREGKPCVVSFSEGGLQDFHGDDRLYYAILDSLSGPGRIIVASAGNNGAQKSYLRKDKGRKRAGTFVKLRNGTAYCTLKSDADFLLQLVFYRSRKDTTVVDTKRVLQCTDSLLKDTIRLGAWSYELLVQAYPSAYDKREMAYDVMLKQLRAGRYELPMSIELLGENANVEMFRGIGQWYANTKNMALRDGDYTHSILSPGSAPSVICVGATSYRTHLINYRGVKKVSMNGSNGERAPYSSVGPTFDGRTKPDVMAPGSNIISSYNSFYLENHPAAGDVDWDVKRFQHKGRTYSWTSNTGTSMSAPAVAGAIALWLQAKPSLTANEIRGVFSRTCTHYDSSLSYPNNEYGHGQIDVYQGLLDILGLTHVPELSREQPVGVQFQPLPNQKVAITFADTQSHTFRLRVYSVSGSLLLSMPHIVSASNYEVDLSRFQPGVYVIQIDGDSASCTGSTLLRL; encoded by the coding sequence ATGAAAAGATACGGGTTACTTACTTTATTGATCATAAGCTGCCTTGTGGCACTGGGTCGGCAAGTGGAATATGGCAAGATGTCGGGATTTGTGCGACAAATCGTATTAGAACAGGCCGCACAAAGTAACGAGGCAACGCGCCTGGCAACTCCTACAAACATGCGTCTATGTGCTTTCGTGCAGACCGACGGTCTGCACGAAGACGTGCTGCGCCGGTATCATTGTCGCCTGTTGGCCAGTTTTGGTCATATTCACATCGTGGATATTCCCCTCGAAAGTCTGCCGGCCCTCTCGTGCGAGCAGAGCATTCTGCGAATCGAATCGGGCAGCGGAAACAACGCTCTGATGGACATCACCCCCCAATACATCAATGCCCTACCGGTGTATGCCGGGAAATCGTTGCCACAGGCCTATACGGGCAAAGGCGTGGTGGTGGGTGTCGAGGACATCGGATTCGACCTAACGCACCCCAACTTCTGCGACTCCACCGGCACAACACTCCGCATCAAAGCCTTCTGGGACCAGCTTTCTACCGACACCATCGGCTCGACGCTCTATGTCGGGGCCGATTATACCACGGAGGAGAAGCTGTTCAAGTTGGCACACTCGCGCGACGGAAAAGATCAAACGCATGGTACGCACACGCTGGGGATTGCTGCCGGCAGCGGATTCTCCAGTCCTTACCGCGGCGTGGCCTTTGAGAGCGACCTCTGCCTGGTGGCCAATCTCACCGGCGAAAACGTGCATCTCATCCCTAAGAAAGACCGTTATAAATATACCTATGCCACCGATGCCCTGGGCTTTAAATACATCATGGACTATGCTCAGAGGGAGGGCAAACCTTGTGTGGTATCGTTCAGCGAGGGCGGACTTCAAGATTTCCACGGCGACGACCGCCTTTATTATGCCATTCTCGACAGCTTGAGCGGTCCGGGACGTATCATCGTGGCCTCGGCAGGCAACAATGGAGCACAAAAATCTTATCTTCGCAAAGACAAGGGACGGAAGCGGGCCGGCACGTTTGTCAAACTTAGAAACGGAACGGCTTACTGTACGCTCAAAAGCGATGCCGACTTTCTCCTGCAACTGGTTTTCTACCGCAGCAGAAAAGATACGACCGTGGTAGACACCAAGCGCGTGTTGCAATGCACCGACTCGCTGTTGAAAGACACTATCAGGCTCGGTGCCTGGTCGTATGAACTGTTGGTGCAAGCCTATCCCTCGGCCTATGATAAGCGCGAGATGGCCTATGACGTGATGTTGAAACAACTGCGAGCGGGGCGATACGAACTTCCTATGTCGATAGAGCTATTGGGCGAGAATGCCAACGTAGAGATGTTCAGAGGCATCGGGCAGTGGTATGCCAACACAAAAAACATGGCTCTGCGTGACGGAGACTACACCCACAGCATCCTTTCGCCGGGAAGTGCTCCCTCGGTGATCTGCGTCGGGGCCACCTCTTACCGCACACACCTTATTAATTATAGAGGGGTGAAGAAGGTTTCGATGAACGGAAGCAACGGTGAAAGGGCTCCTTACTCGTCGGTAGGACCCACTTTCGACGGGCGAACAAAACCCGACGTGATGGCACCCGGTAGCAATATCATCTCGTCTTACAACAGTTTTTATCTGGAAAATCATCCCGCAGCAGGAGATGTAGACTGGGATGTGAAGCGATTTCAGCACAAGGGCAGAACCTATTCATGGACCAGCAACACGGGCACCTCTATGTCTGCACCGGCTGTTGCAGGAGCTATCGCCCTATGGTTGCAGGCCAAGCCCTCGCTCACAGCCAACGAAATACGAGGCGTTTTCAGCAGAACCTGCACCCATTACGACTCCTCACTCTCCTATCCCAACAACGAATATGGACATGGACAGATTGATGTCTATCAAGGTTTGCTCGACATTCTGGGTCTGACACACGTGCCGGAACTCTCTCGAGAACAACCCGTCGGTGTGCAATTCCAACCTTTGCCCAATCAGAAAGTGGCCATCACATTCGCCGACACACAATCCCATACATTTCGATTGCGGGTCTACTCGGTATCGGGTTCATTACTTTTAAGTATGCCACACATCGTTTCCGCTTCAAATTACGAGGTGGATCTAAGCCGTTTCCAACCAGGAGTATATGTCATTCAGATAGATGGCGACAGTGCTTCTTGCACCGGTTCGACCTTGTTGCGCCTGTAA